Below is a window of Vulpes vulpes isolate BD-2025 chromosome 5, VulVul3, whole genome shotgun sequence DNA.
GGGAAGAAGTCTAGAAAGACTACAGAGTAGGAAAATGGGTGAGATTGGAGCAGAGGTCAGAGACATCAGCGATCTCCATGACTAATTCACTTTCAAATGTACCAACCCAATTCTTGACTCGGTTGGTCCAACAGCACAGGTAAAAATGccccacatcactcagcatcagggaaatacaaatcaaaaccacaatgagataccacctcataccagtgagaatggggaaaattaacaactcaggaaacaagagatgctggcaaggatacagaggggaacactcttgcactgctggtgggaatgcaagctggtgcagccactctggaaaacagtatggaggttcttcaagaagttaaaaatagggctaccctatgacccagcaattgcactactaagtgtTTACCACAAATATACTGATGTggaatgccaggacacctgcaccccaatgtttatagcagcaatgtccacaacagccaaactatggaaagagcccagatgttcatcgacagatgaatggataaagaagatatgctttatgtatacaacagaatattactcagtcatcaaaaagaatgatccacttgtaacaatgtggatggaactagagggtattatgctcagtgaaataagtcagagagagacaaatatgctatgatttcatttatacatggaatttaagaaacaaaacagaggacgatagaggaaggaaaggaaaaataaaataagataaaaacatagagggaggaaaaccataaaagactcttaactataggaaacaaagcgttgctggaggggaggttgctGGGGTGTGGCATaatggggtgatgggcattaaggagggcacttgatgcaATGAGCCCTGGACATTATATGCAACTGACAAcccactaaattctacccctgaaactaataatataggaTATGTTaccaaaattgaatttaaataaaaaaattttaaatgcaccaACCTTGTGCATAAAGCAAACTCTTAGACATTTTTACATTCTACTTTGCTCCCAAATACTTGAGCAAGCAGTTtgcaaagatatataaaatatatatggtcATAGAACAAAGAATGGTGAGAGACACAAAGCAGGGATGCAGAGGAGAACTGGGAATATGAATAAGAGTGCGCACCAGGTGACCCAAATTCTTACTACAAATGGGTCACAGATTTCGATCAGAACTTTTCAGAAGCCAGTATAGACAGAGTTCATGTTTCCAAGTTCACTGATACAATTCACAAGTGTTAATAGggagaatacagaaaaattattGCTATAAGGCAGGTGTTAGTATATTTCTTCTAGAGTCCTCTACTATAAACAGTTCATTGTGGATGCTGATACAATGCCTCTTATCTGGCTTAATCCAGGGGTAGACTTTAAAACGTCAATCCTCCTCCCTAATGGTCCCATTGACCCAATGATATTGCTCCTCCAGACTGTTCTCCTTCACCAGAGACTACAGCACAACTGGACACTTATTCATCTGAACCCAAATGCAAATGCTCTAAGTTGAGATGGAGTATCATCACTACTGTTACCTTTTAAAAGCATTACAAATtcattattaatttcattttgcttttgttttaacatttctgtATCTCCCTTGTCTCAAGGTCACTTGGGAATAAAACCATTTATAAAACAGTCTCACTGAGAAATCCATTTTTGaataatactgttttattttatcattttatttgcttttttatttaaattcaatcagccaatatatagaataatattagtttcagatgtagtgttcagtaattcatcagttgtgtataagtTTTTGACAgaatttgctttaatattttctttcttcatttctggaCAATGCCAAACATACATTGTTTGCAATGCACAGGAGAATGTGCATTTTCAATTAATGGTCTTAGTGTTGTGTAGATATGTGCTTAGGATCTCCCTCACTTGTTAGTGTGTGCCTTTGTGTTTACTTGACCACCTTCTGAGACttacatatttcatttcttagataaaaatggttaaaaccctattttgtgtttatatgtgGTCGTAAGAACTGGAAAAGAAAGTATATAGAGTATATAgatattacattgtatgtaaatgaaaacaataaacaatCTTATCTAGCAGAATAATTTTAAGGAGTAAAGGAATACATATAAAGAGGTTATCAGGTAGGAAAAATTAAGTTTTGTTAACATCATCCTTCATCAAGGATATGAGAAGATAGGTGCCCTAGAATGTTATTGGCAGCAATATCTATCGGTAGCCACTTTAGAGAGAATTTGGCAGCGtctattaaaatttgaaaatagacaaaCCCTATAAATAACAATtcaacttctgtttctttttttaaaaaaaatatttttattatttatttatccatgagagacagagagagaaagagagagagagagagagagaggcagagacacaggcagagggagaagcaggctccatgcagggagcccgatgcgagactcgattccaggaccctgggcaaaaggcaggcaataaactgctgagccacccagggatcctcaattTCTCTGTTTCTACCAGAAAAATTTGGTATTAGCAGGAAAAGTTATGTCCAAGCACGTATATTGCAACGCTGTTTGTAATAAACTAACAAAACTGGAAAgtacctaaatgtccatcaatgcaGAATAGGTACATAAATTTTGGTGTGACAATTtggtgaaataatttaaaagactgaGGTAGATTTATATGGATAGCATGGAAAGAGCTCCAAGAAATAATgttgaatggaaaaaaacaaacaaaccagagtATGGAAGAACCACTCAGTGTGATACcatttatgtaaatatacacaGAGCTACATAAGGCAATATTATATATTGGTATGCTTATGAATGTTAGTATGCAGGAAAACTGTAAATTTGCACACTAACATAACAGTCATTACCTCCTGGGGAGTGCATGAAGGAATTGATACTGAGAACTATGGTCAAAGGGGACATTTTCTTATCTATAGTATTCTAACCCAGAAAGGAATCTGTGTGTATGCTATAGACTTGAAATggaatcttggggcacctgggtggctcagtcagttgaacatctggattcttgatttcagttcagatcatggtctcaggaacctgggataagccccatgtcaggctccatgctcagtgggaggatttctctctccccctccccctactctctctctctctaaaataagtcttaaaaaaaaaagaattgaaacagaatttttttaaaactgctggGCACAATGCCTAGCATATAGTAAGCATCTAATAAGTGTTAATTCCCTTACTTTGgcataaaatctcaaaaacatctGCCAAgtgaatttggattttattcatttattaaacaaatatgtatatattaaacgTATAGTTTGCCCCAGTCATGTCTAATGTTTTAACAGAGAGCAGTTTACATAAGATGTTAACAACTCAAGGAGAAGACTAATAactgaacaagaaaaaataagaaagtgtcACAGGTGCTGGCAGAAATAGAGGATGTGACGGGAACATGTTCCTGTAACTCTTAACTTGGTTTGGAGAAATCAAGGATCAAGGAACACTACAGATAATGCAAGTGGTCAGAGACGAGATCAAATAACAGCATGAATTAAAAGAAGGCAGACTATTTATAGCCAAAGTTGATATGACTTAGGATGGCTGTCATGACTCACCACAACTTATATACACAACCATTAGAGAAGCAGGACTTCAGAAATGTTTGTCCTTTGCTCAAGAACTATCTTGTAAAATAGGATCAAAGACAATTTAAAATCTACACTCAATTCTGCTCACTGACTTGGTTGTCCCATCTCGTGTCCTGGAGTGGGATAGtgcataaaaatgaaagcagagataTCGGATTCATGGGACAGGCTGAGGTCAAATTCCAGAGAGACAAGAGACAAGATAAGAACCCTAGAACACAAAGTGCAAGTGAGCTGGGGATAGGGTGAGGACAGAGAGGAAATATCCATACAGAGTGAAGAGTAAGGACTGTCCAGGAAGCAGATATAGAATTAGAGTTTCCAGAGGAAGTTTTCCTTCCCCGATCCTGTTCCTTAAACCAGGTGGTCCAACCCAGTAACTAGATGGTTTCAGTCATGAAAATGAAACATATGGCACTCTACTCTCCTTTAGAGTTTCTTACTTAaccttctttctgctttttgctCTCTGTGACATCACAACTTTGGATCTACTGGTTTGGGCTCCTATTTCTGGTTCAGTGGACTTCAGGCCCTCACATATGTGACCATTGGTTCATCTCAAATATAGTCTAAAGGCATCCTATTGGTCTCCTGGCTCTGAGAAACCATTTCTAGACCCAACCAGTTAGAGCTCTCAGGCTCCTGAGCCAGAGTCAGCCTTCCTGGTCAGTATCAACCTTTGGTTAGGTAGGAATCCAAAGGAAGAGGAATAGAAAACTATTCCACTAGTCCCAAGGGGCGAATGGATTGGTATGAAGAGTGTTACATTGTAAAGAGGTCTGTAGTGGATTCTTGTGGTCCTGGAATCCATGACCCAACTGGCTCTAAGGCACGGCATCCTGGACCCAGTGCCTGATGCCATTAAGCTAAAGAGCATCATcaaaaaagcatatttattttctattgcaaGTGACCAAAATCAAAACTGTATCTGTCCATGACAagaaaggtaaagagaagaaaaaccttTGTTGTACCTAATCGTGCAATAGGCATGTAGGTTGGGGAATCTTGCTTGAAATAGTTTCTTCATTACTCAAAATCCGTGACCCACTTATTATTATGTCTATTTACATATAGCaaaactttggatttttttaactCAAGGAACTATAAGACACAGAGAGGATATCTGCTTCTTCCTGTCCTTGAGTTTTTTCAATGCATCTTTGATGTCCTTGTTTCGCAAACTATATATGATAGGATTCAGCATCGGAATCACAGCTCCGTAGAACATGGACACCACCTTGTCTTGGTCCTGCGAGTAGCTAGCACTAGAATGAAGGTATGAGAAGAGACCAGAGCCGTAGAAGAGAATCACCGTGGTCAGATGAGAGGCACAGGTGTTGAAAGCCTTCATCCGCCCTTGGGTTGAATGGATCTTCATGACAGCAGCAATGATGTAGCCATAGGACACCAGGACAACAAGAGCTGATGTCCCACCAACTGCACACACAACAAGAAAGTTCACTACCTGGCTGAGGAATGTACTAGAGCAAGATAAGACCAGCAGAGGTGGCAGGTCACAGAAAAAGTGATTAATGACTCGTGGCCCACAGAAATGCAGCTGGAATACAGAGCTGGTTTGGACCAATCCAGTGAGGAACCCTCCAGTGTATGCTGTAATGGCCATCCTCACACAGATGGTGGGCGACATGAGGGCTGTGTAGAGCAGAGGGTTGGAGATAGCCGCATATCGGTCATATGCCATGGCTGCCAGAAGACAGCATTCAGTGCCTCCCATcccaatgaagaagaaaaattgagCAGCACAGCCCACAAAGGAGATGGTCTTCTGCTGCTTGAAGAAGTCACAGAGCATCTTGGGGGCAATGGAGGATGTATATGAGATATCAACAAAAGACAAATTTCcaaggaagaaatacatggggGAATGGAGGCATGATTCCATCCTGATCAAGACAATGAGGCCCAGGTTCCAAGCCAGAGTCATGGAGTAGATCCCCAGAAACAACACAAAGAGGACAACTTGTAGCTCTGGATGCTCTGAAAATCCCACAAGGATGAAATTGGATGTCATGCTGATGTTCCTTCGCACGGCCATGTGTCTTCTCTCTGCTGCCTGCAGAGCCCCAGAGGGAGATTCCTGGGGAGTGAAAATCCAGGTGAAGAAACTGCTTTGTTCTGCCATGGAGTCATAGACTCCCTGAGTCACAAGAGACACTAGAAAGCAAATGTCCTACCTCTGTCCAACGTGGAACTCCTCTCTACAGGACTTATTGGGTCTTTCATGGAGATCATTGTCACCCTGATCTGAAGCACTGTTCATGCAAAACTGACAGCTCAGAATTGACTGGCATTTTTGCATTGTGTGGTTCATCACCTTCGCTTCCAAGGCTACCACTTTCCTGAAGGAAGTTATTAATAGAACTTGGACTAAATACCCCATTTTTTCTCACTTGCTTTAAGCATTGTGTTCAGATCATTCAGCCACTCAGATTTATGCtagatactttttttcttttctttaagaaaattaatatgtCAGAAATCAAAATATCCAGAGACATAATTCTGTGCTTATCATCATAGCTCGTTCTGACCAGCTTTTATAGGGTCAAggtgttctttttcctttaagtCAGTGGAATGAAGCATGTAGAGGTGAAACACTTGCATCCCCTTTAAAgagtcacctgagtggctcagttggttaagcatctgactcttgattttcactcaggtcatgatctcagggtcatgagatcgagtcccacacccagtggggagtctgcttctctctctctctccctctgcccttccccttgcttgcactcatctctctctaaaataaatctttaaaaaaataaaaataaaagtggcaCACTGGGGTGTGCCAGTGCTCATTTTGCACAAATATCATCAACTGATCATAAACTTTGCACCGTATGCTTGATAGAGCTAAATGTAGATGAtgcaaaaagtaataaaacattattattttcctCAGACAGACAGGAAACAGATAAACCACAACACAATGTGACAGGACCCTGAGGGAAATATTTGTACTGTGTCCTGGATCCTGGGCACAGTAGCTGGAGTTCTCCATGTGTTTGAGGAGGGTTCAAACAGTGAGTAAAGGATTACCAGGGTGAAAACTTGGCATGTGAGGGGGTTGGTGGCAGTTGGTTCAGATAACTTTGTATTAAAGATGGTAAAAGTGGGCactaggtggcccagtggttgagcacctgcctttggctcaggttgtgatcccagggtcctgggattgagtcctgcatcggactccctgcggagagcctgcttctccctctgcctgtgtctccaactctctctctctctgtccctcaggaataaataaataaaatcttaaaaaaaaaaacagaggagagcACAGTACTTGGGACACCTTAAAAATGTCAGCATGGCCAGGAGCACAGGTTGAACAGGGTCAAGAGAAGATTAACAGAAGTCTAGTTCTGAGAGACAGGGGGAGGTGGGCAAATTGTGAGAGATCTATAACAGCAAAAGCAAAGATGACAAAAACATTTGTTTGACtgattcatatatatgtatgttcaaTTGCATATACAATGTATATAATTGCATATTCTATGCATATAATTGCATACACGTATGTgcatattcatatttaatttcaGCCTTCTTTCCACTTCCGAACTTCAGCCCCCCTTTACCCTACTCTGCTCTCTTTATAGGACTTCTCACCTTCTCCCATTGCATACAATTGATTGGTTGTTGATAGTTGATTATCTCCCtttactagaatgtaagcttaaGGAAGACCAGGATTAGTaggaatttttatctcttttgttcattGAAGTATCCCATGCACCTAcaccagtacctggcacatagtgggtgctcaataaatatttgttgggtaaGTACCATGCTAGGGAATTTGATCTTTCTCCTATGGGCAAAAGGGAAAAtgtgaaagtttttgttttgtgtgtttttttttaattttaattattcctttgtAAACAGGGAACTAGTCATCAAATATGTGTTTAACAATATAACAGAGCAATGTTGCATTGTGGAAGCAGGTGTGGAAGATGCATAGGAGTGAAAAGAAACTGAGGAGACCAGAGAGTTGCTTCAAAACccaggagggggatccctgggtggcgcagcggtttggcgcctgcctttggcccagggcgtgatcctggagacccgggatcaaatcccacgtcaggctcccggtgcatggagcctgcttctccctctgcctgtgactctgcctctctctctctctctctctctctctctctctgtgactatcataaataaataaaaattaaaaaaaaaacaaaagccaggagGAATATTATTGCTGATCTGAGTTGAGATGAGTAGGTTTAGAAATACACACTCCCCTGAGATACAACAGCGCCATTCATTCTGGAGTGAGGCAGGGGAGAGAAACCATAAATGGCCAATTAGTACCTGCTCCCTTATTTCTCATGTTCATAGTCATCATCAAAGGTATCTTTTAGTAAGATTCaccatgatttttttctgtttcaagccAAGAGTCTATGATATATAGTCTAATACTATAATACTTTTAGTCTAATACTTTTTAGAGTTTGATAAAAGTGAATTACCAATCATCTTATATGATTACTATACCAATAACCTGGTTATTTTGACTTGAATTATCTGGAGATACAAATATCCTTATAAGGATAactatatataatgcatattatatgaatatattacatatacttatatgtaatatatgatatatatttatttgtaatatattatatatatatatatatatatatcataatttgcATGGTCTCAGGGCCACCACCACTACTTAGACAGCTTTTTTGACTGACGCAGCATTCTTaaacctgttttctcatctgtgggcATCTAAAGCAAGGCTCTTATGTCAGACAGAGCCAGTCTCCAACCCCGTATCCCCACTCGCAGGCAGTGCAGCCTTAGGTAAGCTGACACATCACTcttaaatttcctcctttcatttccCTCAACTGTAAAACCAAGACAAAAATAGTTCTGAACACTTCATAGAGTAtgaggattaaaataaataagttacatcaggtttcagagagaaaaagaaataatttttattgcttaacAAATGATCAGTACTGTCAGGATTGAATCGAGGTCTTTCCATTCCTAACCCAGAGTCTCCTCTCCACTGCACCTGCTGCTTAAAGCCAAGTGCACATACTTGTACATAAGAATAGCTACACTGACCATAAGCCCTTTGCTTATATTATTGCCAATATGTACAGCAATATGTTGGCTTCATTACACTTTGTTCCTCCTTTTGTTTGCTGACTTGCTCTGTCTGTATCCTTAACTATAAAGTCTGGGAAGACATTATAAGCTCAGCGCCTTCTATAGTTCCTTGCACGTAGACATAAAATAATACTTGCTGAGTTTAATTTACAACAATTCAAAAAGATGCCTATGACAGACCAGAAGCTCACTGAGGTTATGACAGGTCAAGGCCTCAAGTGACAAAGCCAAGATTTAAATAactgatttgggggcacctgggtagctcagtcagttaaacatctgccttcagctcatgtcatgatcccgggatcctgggatcaagccccgcatcaggctccctgctaggtggaagcctacttcttcctctccctttgctccccctgcttgtatgtacgctctctctgtcaaataaataaataaaatctaaaaaaataataaatcactgaTTCCTTGACTGTGgagcctgttctttttttttttttttttttgaatgctaTAAAAGATTTTGGCAGAGGATTTGAGCAATCTACAGGACCATTGCAGCTATAGGTGTAGCTGCAATAGACGTATGATCCTTTCCCCATCCTAACTGACTGAACAAGATTGGTTATGTGAAACCTGAATTTTGAAAATCACTGTAAAAAGTTTTCTTATCCTCTCCTGGGAAGGTCTGCTTCACTTTTGACAAGGTAGAAgctacaaagataaagagaaatgaagttcTAATGTAACTCCCAAACAAATTATATAACTTAAGTGCAGAGGGTATGTGCAGTTCAGATGACTTTTTAGGGTATAATAAAGAAAACCTAGAAAGACTAGCTTGTAGGAAAAGAGATGTGTTTTctgcttttgccattttttttcttctcatctgcTATAGTGCTTTGCACTTTATAGGTACCCAGTAAACATTTGACTGGCTCAATAAAGGGTTATAACATAATTACTATAAATTTGCCCTAATCTCAAGATCAGtggacttattttattttaaatgctgcAGAAAAATTTGGGgatatacttaaaataataaaagtagaaacCATTAGCCTAGCCTTTCTCCATTataaatggtgaaaataaagCCAAAGGGAAAGAGTGAATGTCTATATAGCTGGTTGGTAGGAGAGGTGAAATTAGGACCCATATCTCCTTTACCAGGAGCAGCTTTCTGCTTTACCTTATTCTAAAAGCTGGAGTCTCAATCGTAACTAGAGAGAATCTAAGGAAACTAGACGATATGTTTTGAAACAAACACATTCAAGGATCCACATCTTTATGTCTTGAACATCATAAAAAGTATTGgactgaaaactttaaaaacaatgccaatttgggcacctaggtggcttggtggttgagcacctgcctttggctcaggttgtgatcccggggtcccaggatcgagtcccacttctggctccccgcacgaagcctgcttctccctctgcctatctctgcctctctctctgtctgtgtctcccatgaataaataaataaaatatttttttttaaaaaaaaacaataccaagTCAAATCCTGTATCTCCTACCTTTTTGCTGTGTGAACATGGGAAAATTTGCCATTCTGAGTCTTAATCTTCCTATCTCCTATCTACACAATCAAAAGTGTTTTCTAGTCcacttccttccttatttccacTTGAAAAGAGcagaacctttttaaaaacaaaattatctgcAGAAGTCCAGAATATAAAATAGGTGAAGTctagccccccccacccccagcttaaATCAGAGCAGTAGGGAGAGAGGATGCCAGCATCCTGCATGCTCTATCTTCCCTTCCTTCAAAA
It encodes the following:
- the LOC112930520 gene encoding olfactory receptor 5A1-like produces the protein MAVRRNISMTSNFILVGFSEHPELQVVLFVLFLGIYSMTLAWNLGLIVLIRMESCLHSPMYFFLGNLSFVDISYTSSIAPKMLCDFFKQQKTISFVGCAAQFFFFIGMGGTECCLLAAMAYDRYAAISNPLLYTALMSPTICVRMAITAYTGGFLTGLVQTSSVFQLHFCGPRVINHFFCDLPPLLVLSCSSTFLSQVVNFLVVCAVGGTSALVVLVSYGYIIAAVMKIHSTQGRMKAFNTCASHLTTVILFYGSGLFSYLHSSASYSQDQDKVVSMFYGAVIPMLNPIIYSLRNKDIKDALKKLKDRKKQISSLCLIVP